The genomic window CGCCTTGCGCATGGAGGCGTTCTGCTGACCGATGGCGTCGCGCCTCTGCCGATAAAAGCCCGCCACCCGCTTGAGCAGGTCGGTGAAAGCGGGCAGACTGTGCATGGGCGCTTTTGGAAAATATGTGCCGCCGAAAAAGGGCACCTGATCCGCCGGCGTCAGGAACATGGTCAGCGGCCAACCGCCGCCGCGCTGGTTCAGCAGCAGTTGTGACGCCTGGTAGATTTTATCAAGGTCCGGGCGCTCTTCGCGGTCCACCTTGATGTTGACGAACAATTCGTTCATGACGTCGGCCACGGCCGGGTCTTCGAACGATTCATGCGCCATCACGTGACACCAGTGACAGGCCGAGTAACCGATGGACAGCAGGATGGGCTTGTCCTCAATGCGCGCCTTTTCGAGCGCCTGCGCGTTCCACGGATACCAGTCCACCGGGTTGTGCGCATGCTGACGGAGATACGGACTGGTCTCGTCGATCAGTTGGTTTTGAAAGTGCTGATTTTGAAAGTCGGTCATGAGTTGTCTGTCCAGTTACAAAAGATCGAATTTGTGCTGCGGCCGGTGAGAGCCCAGGTTCAGCCTCAAGGTCAGGCCGGTGTTATCATGCGCGCCCATCATGTCCATACCGGCGCCTGTCAGTCAAACCGCCCTGCCGACGCTGCGTCTCAAGCGCAACGAGGAGCGCCGCCTGCGCACCGGTCATCCGTGGGTGTTCAGCAACGAGGTGGATATCGAACGCACCCCGCTGGCCACATTCGAACCCGGCGAGACGCTGGAGGTTCAGGATCATCGCGGCCGTCCATTAGGCACCGGCTACGTCAATCCGCACTCGCTGATCTGCGCGCGGCTGGTGAGCCGCGACCCGCGCCACCCGTGGTCGCCTTCGCTGATCGCGCATCGGCTCAATATCGCACTGTCACTGCGTGAACAACTGTTCGGGACGCCTTTCTACCGGCTGGTATATGGCGAGAGCGACGGACTGCCGGGGCTGGTGGTCGACCGTTTTGACGACGTGCTGGTGGCGCAGATCACGACCGCGGGCATGGAGCGCGTGAAAACGGAGATTCTCGCCGCGCTCGATAA from Gammaproteobacteria bacterium includes these protein-coding regions:
- a CDS encoding thioredoxin domain-containing protein, whose product is MTDFQNQHFQNQLIDETSPYLRQHAHNPVDWYPWNAQALEKARIEDKPILLSIGYSACHWCHVMAHESFEDPAVADVMNELFVNIKVDREERPDLDKIYQASQLLLNQRGGGWPLTMFLTPADQVPFFGGTYFPKAPMHSLPAFTDLLKRVAGFYRQRRDAIGQQNASMRKA